In the Paenibacillus sp. FSL R7-0337 genome, GGGGTAGGGGAGCGTTGTATGTAGGTTGAAGGTGTACCGTAAGGAGCGCTGGACAGCATACAAGTGAGAATGCCGGTATGAGTAACGAAAAGATCAGTGAGAATCTGATCCGCCGAAAGCCCAAGGTTTCCTGAGGAAGGCTCGTCCGCTCAGGGTAAGTCGGGACCTAAGGCGAGGCCGAAAGGCGTAGTCGAAGGACAACAGTTTGAAATTACTGTACCACCGTAATCCGCTATGAGCGATGGGGTGACGCAGGAGGGTAGTGACGCGGACTGATGGATGTCCGTCTAAGCAGTGAGGCTGGTGTGTAGGCAAATCCGCACACTATTAAGGCCAGGCTGTGATGGGGAGCGAAAATTATAGTAGCGAAGGTCATGATCTCACACTGCCAAGAAAAGCCTCTAGCCAGGAGAAGGTGCCCGTACCGCAAACCGACACAGGTAGGCGAGAAGAGAATTCTAAGGCGCGCGGAAGAACTCTCGTTAAGGAACTCGGCAAAATGACCTCGTAACTTCGGGAGAAGAGGTGCCTCGGTAGGGTGAATAGCCCGAGGGGGCCGCAGTGAAAAGGCCCAAGCGACTGTTTAGCAAAAACACAGGTCTGTGCGAAGCCGTAAGGCGAAGTATACGGGCTGACGCCTGCCCGGTGCTGGAAGGTTAAGGGGAGTGGTTAGGAGCAATCCGAAGCTGTGAACCGAAGCCCCAGTAAACGGCGGCCGTAACTATAACGGTCCTAAGGTAGCGAAATTCCTTGTCAGGTAAATTCTGACCCGCACGAATGGCGTAACGACTTGGGCGCTGTCTCAACGAGAGATCCGGTGAAATTTTAATACCTGTGAAGATGCAGGTTACCCGCGACAAGACGGAAAGACCCCATGGAGCTTTACTGCAGCTTGATATTGAATTTGGGTACGATCTGTACAGGATAGGTGGGAGCCGTAGAGGCAGGAGCGCAAGCTTCTGCGGAGGCGCCGTTGGGATACCACCCTGATCGTATCTAGGTTCTAACCTAGTACCGTAATCCGGTACGGGGACCGTGTCAGGCGGGCAGTTTGACTGGGGCGGTCGCCTCCTAAAGAGTAACGGAGGCGTTCAAAGGTTCCCTCAGAATGGTTGGAAATCATTCGCAGAGTGCAAAGGCATAAGGGAGCTTGACTGCGAGACCTACAAGTCGAGCAGGGACGAAAGTCGGACTTAGTGATCCGGTGGTACCGCATGGAAGGGCCATCGCTCAACGGATAAAAGCTACCCTGGGGATAACAGGCTTATCTCCCCCAAGAGTCCACATCGACGGGGAGGTTTGGCACCTCGATGTCGGCTCATCGCATCCTGGGGCTGAAGTAGGTCCCAAGGGTTGGGCTGTTCGCCCATTAAAGCGGTACGCGAGCTGGGTTCAGAACGTCGTGAGACAGTTCGGTCCCTATCTGTCGTGGGCGCAGGAAATTTGAGAGGAGCTGTCCTTAGTACGAGAGGACCGGGATGGACGTACCGCTGGTGCATCAGTTGTTCCGCCAGGAGCATGGCTGAGTAGCTACGTACGGACGGGATAAGCGCTGAAAGCATCTAAGCGTGAAGCCCCCCTCAAGATGAGATTTCCCAGTATGTAAGACCCCTTGAAGACGACGAGGTAGATAGGTTGGAGGTGGAAGTGCAGCAATGCATGGAGCTGACCAATACTAATCGGTCGAGGGCTTATCCAAATTTCTATCACGCAGATTTGTTTCGGATTCAGTTTTCAGGAATCAAGTTCCTGAACGCAACGAAATTCATTCACACATTCGTGATGAACCGAATTTCTAGCGGCAGCGTCTGTTTCACAGACGCATGTTTGGTGGCGATAGCGGAGGGGTTCCACACGTACCCATCCCGAACACGACCGTTAAGCCCTCCAGCGCCGATGGTACTTGGACCGAAGGGTCCTGGGAGAGTAGGACGTTGCCAAGCACACATGAGCCATTGTCGACAATTCGACAATGGCTTTTTTGTATATCCGCGTATATAAAAAGCGGGAAGGGGTATGGTGCTTTAGTATAAAAACGCTTACAAACGAGTGACATTTTTGTTACCGACGAGGCGATGGTTCCAAGTATAATGGGAAAGTGCAATAAATAAGCAAAAGCCTTAATACGAATGAACTACGTATAAATTCTATCTTGGAATTTTCTTGCGTCTTTAGATGCATGGTAGAGGTAAGGAGGATTTAAGGTATGAAGCGAACTCAACCTTTGTGGATATTAGTTATTCTTTGTATAGTCGGAGTAATGCTGGCGGGTTGCGGAACGAAGGAGCCGGCTTGGGAGACTTTTAACGGTGCACTTAATGAGGAAGACTTCCCCGTGCCCAAAGAGGCAAGCTCACCCGACAGAACAACTACAAACGTAGCTATGGACTATGTACGGTACTCCCTGCCGGGGTTGAAGGAGAAGAAAGGCGTTCCGGAGCCTTATCTTGCTGCCATTAAGGCGTGGGGCTGGGAAGAGCAGGAACAGAAAGCAGACGATTCCGGGAGCTCCCGTGTTTTTCAGAAAGAAGGACTTATTGTACATCTGACCGTGCATGATGACTATTTCATCGTGATGATTCCGAAGGAAAAGAAGGTCACAACCAAAGGCTTGAAGAACAGATAAAAAATCGCCGTCCGGTTATGGATGGCGATTTTTTGTGTGCATGCTTGGCCGCTTAAATACAGAGCTATGTATATCTGGTTGGGATCACTGGGCGTAATAGGAGGCGTCTGCTGCATTGAACTTGAGCATCCCATCTTTGGCTACACTCTTTAACCGCAGCAGCGCATACAGACGGGGGAGCAGCAGCCACAGGTGGCATACCGCCAGCGAAGCCGTGAAGGCGGGCGGAGCCCAGACGATGAAGAGTGCGGCTATACAAAGACCGATCCAGAGGTTATGCAGCTGTACGGAGCGGAAGATGCCGTAATTGATATATTGATCAGGCATGTAACCGGGCCAGGGCAGGCGCAGGGACAATTTCCAGCGCTTGGCGATAGGGTGTCCGCTAATCAGCAGCACGGAGCGTGAGATGACATACTGAATCCACAGCATGACAGGTCCGGCTATAATCATGAACAGGATACTCAGCCAGGAGAGAAAGACACTTTCGAGCACAAGACATATAAAGGGTAGGGTGATATAGACCCGCAGCAGTAATGCTGTAATAGTAATTTTTTTGATAAGCTTGTATTGATAGAATGTAGCGGCACCTTTGGTGTTTGGTTCCATACCTGGAATTCGGACCTCCTCGCAAGTTCTCTTGTTATTATTATCGGCCTGCTCCTGTGTTTTATTAAACAACGGGCTCAGATTCACAGAATGGGTATCAGGCGAATATATATATTTTAGGCTATGAAGGATTAGGAAAAAACTATGAAAAGGTTTAAAATGATAGAAGGTGTACCATACTGTTCTTAAAAGAGTCAAGGTGGGATGAAAATGGAACAGCAAACAGGGCAGGCTTGCATTATCTGCGGGCAGGAAAAGGAAGAGGGCATTGTGATTGTCTCGCATTTCATCTGTGAAGACTGTGAGAGTGAGATGGTGCGTACGGAGGCTGAGGATGTGAAGTACAACTTTTTCATTAGCCGGATGAAGAAGATCAATCTGCGTATGCATGCTTAATGCACGAATTGCAGTACCTGTAACAAGCAACATATAAAGAGCGGGCGGTGAATCTGTGTCGCGTTGGCTGCAAATACAAAGTTCCTCTTAACGGCTTCTCCGCCCTGACCGGGTGAGGGGAGCCGTTTTATTGCTTGTGGGGTCCCTTGCGGAAGTGATAGGCGTTTGGGTGTAATTGCGTTAAAATAGAAGGTAACCCCCAGGGAAGGAAGAATCTATGGACAAGCTACAGCCTGGCAGGGCACCTGTATACGAAATGCTGGAACAATATAGACTTAAGGGTAATATATCTTATCATGTGCCGGGACATAAGAACGGGGAGGCTTACCGGCGTACTGTCAGTGCAGAGAGTGCGGGGTATCTCACGGAAGTAATGCGTTACGATGTGACGGAGATTACCGGAACGGATGATCTTCATCATCCGGAAGGGGTAATAAGGGAAGCACAGGAGTTGGCCGCCGATTGTTATGGCGCGGAGGAGAGTTATATGCTGGTGGGTGGCAGCACCGCCGGCAATCTGGCTCTGATCCTGACGGTGTGTGCAGAGCCCGGAAGGCTGCTTCTCTTGCAGCGCAACGTCCATAAGTCCGTAATCCATGGACTGATGCTGGCAGGAGCGCGTGCAGTCTTCCTGGAGCCGCAGATTGATCCGGGCAGCGGACTCGCCGTGGCTCCGTCTGCTGAGACGGTGCAGGCGGCGCTGAATGCCTATCCGGAGGCAGCCGGTGTCATGGTCACAATGCCGAACTACTACGGCATGGGCATTGACCTTGCGCCCCTCGCGCAGGCCTGTCACACAAGCGGCGTGCCGCTGTTGGTAGATGAGGCGCACGGGGCGCATTACGGACAGCACCCGGCGCTTCCAGCCGGGGCGCTTGCCGGGGGCGCAGACGGCGTGGTGCAGTCCACGCATAAGATGCTGACCGCGCTGACGATGGGCGCCATGCTGCATGTGCAAGGGCCATGGCTGGACCGCGCGCTGCTGCGGCAGCGCCTGGCCATGGTGCAGAGCTCCAGCCCATCGTACCCCGTGATGGCTTCGCTCGATCTGGCCCGGCGCCTGCTGCACAGCCAGGGCGCCAGTGCCTTCACGGCGGGGCTCGCCGCCGTGGATGTCCTGCGGCGCGGCCTGGCGGCGCTGCCGCGCTTCGGGCTGCTGCAGCCGGCTTCGCTGCAGCAGCCTGTCTGCGGCGAGGCGGGCGCCGCAGGAGCGAGTACGCCGCCGCTGCGCGGGGCGGCGTACGTGACCCAGGACCCCTTTAAGGCGGTCATTTATGACGCCGCAGGGGTCCTGGGGGGCTTCGAGCTGCAGCGCAGGCTCGAAGAGAGGGGAATCGTGCCGGAGATGAGCGACGACCGGCACGTGGTTCTGGCCTTCAGCCTCGGCTCGAAGGCTGAAGAGGCAGCGGAGCTGCTGACAGCGCTGCAGGACATTGCAGCGCTGACTTCCTTGGCAGAGCCGCAGACAGGCGGGACCACTGCCTCATCAGACCTTGATTATATTGCTGGCTCTGATCATATCTCTGATCCTGAACCTGTCTCTGGTCTAGATCTTACCGCTGGGCCCGGCCAGTCTACTTACTCAGACACTGCCTCAGCTCCCGCTCCCCAAGGCGGAGAATCCTTCTCCAGCTCACGGAACGCAGCCCAGGCAGTGTCATATAATAGCAGAGAAGGGGACTCAACCTTCTCCGGCGATATTTCCACGTGGAACAATTTTGACATTCCGGCAGCATCAGCTCCGGTTGCGTTCTCAACCCGGCCGGTCGCTGCCGGTGAGACAGAGAGCATAGAGCTTGAGGCAAGTGCGGGCAGGATTGCGGCAGAGATGGTTATTCCCTATCCGCCTGGCATTCCGCTCCTGTATCCAGGAGAGAGCATTACAGCGTCTGTCTGTGACAGGCTGATCCGTCTGCGTACAGGCGGGGCGAAATTCCAGGCCTGTACTGATCCGGCCTTACAGCATATTAAGGTATACAACATTCAGAAGGGCGGAGAAGCATAAGTGAAGCGAGAAGGATTCTTCATTACACTGGAGGGAGGCGACGGCTCCGGCAAAACAACCGTACTAGGCAGGGTGGCAGCTTATCTGCAGAACCATTCCATGCCCTATTTAATCACCCGTGAACCGGGAGGGATTGAGATTGCCGAGAAGATCCGCTCTATTATCCTCGACCCGGCGCATACGGCCATGGATGCCCGGAC is a window encoding:
- a CDS encoding aminotransferase class I/II-fold pyridoxal phosphate-dependent enzyme, which gives rise to MDKLQPGRAPVYEMLEQYRLKGNISYHVPGHKNGEAYRRTVSAESAGYLTEVMRYDVTEITGTDDLHHPEGVIREAQELAADCYGAEESYMLVGGSTAGNLALILTVCAEPGRLLLLQRNVHKSVIHGLMLAGARAVFLEPQIDPGSGLAVAPSAETVQAALNAYPEAAGVMVTMPNYYGMGIDLAPLAQACHTSGVPLLVDEAHGAHYGQHPALPAGALAGGADGVVQSTHKMLTALTMGAMLHVQGPWLDRALLRQRLAMVQSSSPSYPVMASLDLARRLLHSQGASAFTAGLAAVDVLRRGLAALPRFGLLQPASLQQPVCGEAGAAGASTPPLRGAAYVTQDPFKAVIYDAAGVLGGFELQRRLEERGIVPEMSDDRHVVLAFSLGSKAEEAAELLTALQDIAALTSLAEPQTGGTTASSDLDYIAGSDHISDPEPVSGLDLTAGPGQSTYSDTASAPAPQGGESFSSSRNAAQAVSYNSREGDSTFSGDISTWNNFDIPAASAPVAFSTRPVAAGETESIELEASAGRIAAEMVIPYPPGIPLLYPGESITASVCDRLIRLRTGGAKFQACTDPALQHIKVYNIQKGGEA
- a CDS encoding sigma factor G inhibitor Gin, yielding MEQQTGQACIICGQEKEEGIVIVSHFICEDCESEMVRTEAEDVKYNFFISRMKKINLRMHA